Genomic window (Bosea vaviloviae):
GATCGGCGATCTCCCGACGGCGCAAATCGTCGAGCAGCCGTCCGAGTTGGCCGAGCCTGTATGAGGTGACCTCGATCTCGCCGAAACGTGCCGGGTCAGCCGCGCCATCGAGCGCGGCGACAAACAGGCCGCGGCCTTGCCGGGCTGCAATTTCGGCAAGAGCAGGCGGGAAATCGCCGCCGCCGGCGATGATCGCGAGCGGTCCGCGCGCCACCGCCATCGACTCTGGACGAGCAGTGTTCACCGATCCGGCGCGTTGACGTCGCGCGGGACGCAGATCGCCCGCTCGTTACCGTTGCGGATGAAATCCAGAATTTCGTGAATCAGGGGATGGGCGGCGAACTCGCCCGCAACATCCTCGACGCGCTCCGACAAGGTGCCTTCATCGGCGAAGAGCAGCCTGTAGGCGCGACGCAATTCATGAATCTGCTCGCGCGAGAAACCGCGCCGCTTGAGCCCGACGAGATTGAGACCGGCCAAGTGAGCCGGGTTGTCACGCACCAGGCCGAAGGGGATGACATCGTTCATGACGCCGGCGCCGCCGCCGATGAAGGCGTGATCGCCGACACGGATGAATTGCTGCAAGCCCGTGCCACCGCCAACGATGACGAAATTGCCGACCGTGACATGGCCTGCGCACATGACGTTGTTGGAGAAGATGACGTTGTCACCAATGTGGCTATCGTGGCCGACATGCGAATTGGCGAGGAAGAAGCAACGGTCTCCAACCGTGGTCTCCATGCCACCGCCCTCGGTGCCGGGATTGATGGTGACACCTTCGCGGATCAGGCACTCGGCGCCGATTACCAGCGTCGACGGCTCGCCGCGATATTTCACATCCTGAGGCGGGTGGCCGATCGATGCGAAAGGATAGAGCTTCGTGCGCTCGCCGATGCTGGTGATTCCGGAAACCGCGACATGGCTGATCAGTTCGACATTGTCGGCCAGGGTCACGTCGGGCCCGACGGTGCAAAACGGGCCGATGCGAACGCCCGCCCCAAGGCGCGCTTTCGGATCGACGACCGACATCGGATGAATGGTCACGCTCATGGAATCGCTGTCCTGACCTTGCAGATCGTCAAACGACCATGGCCGAAAGATCGGCCTCGGCGACCAGGACCCCGTCGACCCGGGCCTCGCCGCGATAGAAGTAGAGGTTGCGCTTGCGGGTCACCTTCGTCAGGTGGAAGCGCAGCGTATCGCCTGGAATGACCGGCTTGCGGAACTTCGCCTTGTCGATCGTGGTGAAGAGCACGGTGCTGACGGCTGGATCGTCGCTACCCCTGGCATTGACGACAAGGACGCCGGCGGTCTGCGCCATCGCCTCGATCATCAGCACGCCGGGGAAAACCGGGCGACCAGGGAAATGCCCGGTGAACTGAGGCTCGTTCATCGTCACGTTCTTGATTCCGATGCCGGAATCCTCGCCGTCGATCTCAACGACGCGATCGACCAGCAGGAATGGATAGCGATGGGGAATGCAGGCCATGATCCTCTGGATGTCCGCCACCCCCAGGGTTTTCGTCGCGTCGTTCATGGTGTCCCCATTATCCATCCGGGCCCCGCGCTGGGCACCGCATTTTCCATTCGTTCTAGAGCCGGAGCGATCTAGGTGATGCGATCCTTGCCTGTCATGCCATGGCCGACAGCAATGGATCTTGTCAAACGTCTGAGCGATCCGAGGTCTTGCCACGTTTGGCGACCAGCGACTTCAGCAGGGCGCTCTCGCGCGCCCAGCTCAGTGCCGGCTGGGCGGGATAGCCACCATAGCGCGCACCGCGCGGCACATCGCCCGCGACGCCGCTTTGGGCTGCGACTTGCGCGCCCATGCCGATCGTCAGATGGCCGGCAAGGCCGACCTGACCGCCGAGGACGACGAAATCCTCCAGCGTCGACGAGCCGGCGATGCCGACCTGGGAGACGATGACGCAGTGGCGCCCGATGACGACGTTATGGCCGATCTGGACCAGGTTATCGATCTTGGTGCCCTCGCCGATCACCGTATCGCGGCTCGCGCCGCGGTCGATGCAGGTGTTGGCGCCGATCTCGACATCGTCCTGGATGATGACGCGCCCGATCTGCGGCACCTTCATGTGCCCTTTCGGGCTCATCGCGAAGCCGAAGCCGTCCTGGCCGATGCGCACGCCCGGATGAATGATGACGCGGTTGCCGATGAGGGTCGACTGCAGTGTGCTGCCCGAACCGATCGCACAGTCGCGCCCGATGCGGACCTGCGGTCCGATGACGGCATGGGAGCCGACCACGGTGCCCGCCCCGATCTCGGCGCCAGGGCCAATGACCGCGCCAGGATCGACCGTGACACCTGCCTCCAGAACGGCTGTCGCGTGAACGAAGGCGCCGGGCGCCACGCCTTGCGAGCCGAACATCGAGCCTGGCTTCAACGCCGTCGGGAAGAAGCGGGCGAGCACCAGGGCAAAGGCATGATAGGGGGCGTTGGAAACCAGCGCGGTGGTGCCAGTCGGCACCCGCATGGCGAAGCGCGACGACACCAGGCACAACCCCGCGCCCGTCGCCGCCAGGGCGTCAGTGTATTTCGGGTTGTCCATATAGGCGAGATCGGACGGGCCTGCGGCTTCCAGTGCCGCCGCGCCGGTGATCATGCGAGCCGCATCGGTGCCTTCCGGCAAGGCGGCGCCCGAAATGGCTGCGACCTCGCCGAAGCTGAGCGAGGTCGCCAAAGGAAAGAATTGAGGGTCTGACATCGAGAAGATCCGGGACGGGGCAACGTGCCCCGTCGCGTCAGAAGCGCGTGCCGCCAGAGAAGCGGAAGGCCTGCAGGCGATCGCCGCCGAGCTTCACGCCAGAGGTCGGGTCGCGATAGCCATCATCCTTGGTCAACGCATAGGCATAGTCGAAGCGGATCGGGCCAAGCGGCGACTGCCAGAGCAGGCTGACACCGACCGAAGACCGGATCATGTTCTTGTCGCGGACGCAGGCGAGGTTGCTCTGATACCCCGAGTTCACGGAGACGTTGAACTGACGAGCCTCAGTCCCGGCCGGGCAGCCCGTGAGCGCCACCTTGTTGCCGCCCTCGTAATTGAACAGCGTACCGGCGTCGGCGAAGACGGCGCCGCGCAAGCCGAGATCCCGCGGCAAACCGAAGATCGGGAACTGCACTTCGAGCGTGCCGCCGAAATAGCTGGTGCCGCCGAGCGCGTTGGTCGTCGGGTCGGTCGGATTAAGCGTCGTGCCGATATCGCGCGGGCCGATACCCGAGGGCGCAAAACCGCGCACCAAGCTCGGTCCGAGGAAGTAGTGGTCGATCATGCGCAGATCGCCGCCGGCCGCCTGGACGTGGCCACCCTGCACGCGAGCGAAGCCGACGACATCGTCGAAGATCTCGCGGTAGTAGCGGGCATCCGCCGCGATACGCAGGAACTTCGAATCGCCGCCGACACCAGCGAATTCAGGCTTGATCTCGGCCAGGAAGCCGTTGCGCGGGTTCTGGTAGTTGTCGAGCGAGTTGTAGTTGAAGTTCAAGCCAACCAGCGAGGTCAGCGTGGTGCCGACCGCCTCCTTGACCGCGATCGTCGCCTCGCCATTGCTCAAGCAGTTATAGACAGAATCTGCCCCGATCGCCCCGGCTGTTCCCGGCGTAATGCCGGCCAGCGGCGCGGAGCAGTCGTTATAGGGGCGGTCTGTCGTGTTCGGAACCTTGATCTCGGTCGTATAGAGCGAGTAGCGCGGCGTGATCGAAAACTCTTCCGTGATCGGGAAGGTCAGGCGCACCTGCCCGCCATTCACGCGGCTTTCGAAACGGCCAGTGTTGTAGTTGTCGTTGTACTTCGAGAACAGATCGAAGCCTGCCCCGATCCGGCGGCCGAGGAAGTACGGCTCCGTGAAGGAGAAATCGACGCCCTGGGTGCGTTGTCCGAGCGTGCCGGCGATGCGGACGAACTGGCCGCGGCCGAGGAAGTTCGACTCCGACAGGGAGACTTCGCCGATGACGCCGTCCGAGGTCGAGTAACCACCGGCAATCGAGAACGAACCGGTCGCCTTGTCCTCGACATCGATATTGACGATGACGCGGTCAGGCGTCGAGCCCGGCTCATTGGTGACACGCACCTTGCTGAAGAAGCCGAGATTGTTGAGGCGGCGCTCAGCGCGGTCGACCAGCACCTTGTTGTAGGCATCGCCTTCACCAAGATCGAGCTCACGGCGCACGACATAATCACGCGTACGGGTGTTGCCGCGCACATTGATGCGCTCGACATAGACCCGCGGGCCTTCGTCGATGACATAGGTGATGCCGATCTGGCGCCCGGCAGAATCGCGGTCGCCGCGCGGCCGGACCTGCGCGAAGGCATAGCCGCGGCGCGAAACTTCCGTCGTCAGAGCCACCAGCGACTTCTCGACCGCCTCGGCATTGTAGGTATCGCCGGCGGATGTCGCGATGACACGCTGCAGCGCATTGGGATCAATGTCGGGCAGCTTGGAATCGACCGCCACATTGCCGACGCGGTATTGCGGACCTTCATCGACCGCGATGTCGACGACCCAACCGCCCTGCGCCTCGTCGAAGCGGGCATTGTTCGAGACGATCTGGAAGTCGGCATAGCCGTTCTTCAGATAGAAACGGCGAATAAGCTCGAGATCGGAGGAGATCCGGTCGGCCTCATAGACGTCCGAGGTCTTGATGAAGCTGAGGAAGTTCGACTCGGTCGAGGTCATCAGACCGCGCAGGCGACCCGACGAGTAAACGCCATTGCCGCTGAAATTGATCGACTTGATGCCGGTCTTGCCGCTCTCGACGATGGTGAAGACCACATCCGAGCGCCCGTTCGGCAGCGGAGCGATACGGCCGCTCACCGAGGCCAGACCGTAACCAGCGCGGCGATAGGCGTCCTTCAGACGCTGAACGTCGGCATCGATCAGCGCCTGGCTCATCGGGCCCTGCGCTTTCGACTGGACCTGCTGGAGCAGCACATCGCTCTTCAGCCGGCGGTTACCCTCGAAGGCGACACGATTGATCGTGTCGTTCTCCCTGACCGCGATCACGGTCTGCGATCCGCGGCGGCTGACCTGCACGCTGGAGAACAGGCCGGTAGCCATCAGATTCTGGCGGATATCCTGCGGAGCAGTTGAGCCCTGCCCGGCCGCGTAGGTGCGGATCGTCTCCGCGTCGACGCTTCTGTTGCCCTGGACAATCACGGCCTGCGCGAACACTACGCCACCGCTTACGGCCAACATGAAGGCCGAAAGTCCGACTGATCGAGAGAGCCGCAGCTTGAAAGACAGGCTCTTTTGGGTCGACGTCATCGGGTCGCCTATTCCATTTTCTCGGGTCGCCACCCCAAACGGGGACCACCGCCTAGGGGCAGCGGCATGGCGACATTGCAGTCCAAACGCTTCTACAAAGTTTCCTGCGGGACGCAAACCGCCATTGTCGTTAACAAAATATTTTTAAGCGCCACGTTGCCAGGAGGCCACGCGTCCTGCCGCGATTCCGCCGCAAAGCGACGCGGTCAGGACGTGAAAATCCGATCAAAGCTGCGAACGGACGTGAAGGATGTCATTCCAGGTTACGAACAGCATCAGTAACAGGACGAGACTGAGCCCGATGCGGGCGCCGATTTCCTGCGCACGTTCGCTGAGCGGGCGGCCGCGAAGTGTTTCTATCGCGTAGAACATGAGATGCCCGCCATCGAGCATCGGGACCGGCAGCAGGTTCATCAGCCCGATCGAGACGGACAGGATCGCCGCCAGGTTGATCAGGGCCAGAAATCCGCCATTCGACGCCACCAGACCGGAAACCTGGGCGATCCGGATCGGCCCCGACAGCTGGTCGGTCGATTCGCGCCCGCTGACCAGTTTGCCGATGTAGTCATAGGTCCGCTCGACCACGAACCAGGTCTCAGAGACGCCATTGCGCACCGCTTCGAGCGGCCCGAAATGCTGGACCGTCCAGTCCTCCGCCTTGCGCGACGCCTGAACCCCGATGATCCCGAGCCGCTGCTTACCGAGCGGCGACGTCGTCTCGACCAAGGCAGGCGTCACAGGGATCGTCAGCTTGGCGCCGGCGCGCTCGACGGTGACCGAGACCACCTCATTGGGCCGCACCGAGATGACGCGCTGCATATCGCTGAAACTGCCCATCGGCTGGCCGTCAATCGCGACAACGAGATCCCCCGCCTGCAAACCCGCTCGTTCGGCCGCGCCCCCGGCGACAACCTGATCAATCCGAGGGATCAATACCTGCTTGCCGAACAGGAACACGGTGGCGGTGAAGATGAAGATCGCGAGCAGGAAATTGGCGATCGGCCCGGCCGCGACGATCGCGGCTCTTTCGCCGATCGACTGCGCCGGGAAGGAACGCACCCGCTCCTGCGGCGTCATCTGCGCGACCTCGGCATTGTCGGGAGCGCTGGACGCATCGGCGTCGCCGGAGAACTTCACATAGCCGCCGAGCGGGATCAGGGCGATGCGCCAGCGCGTGCCGTGCTTGTCGTTGAAGCCGTAGATCTCGCGGCCGAAGCCGATCGAGAACACCTTCACATCGACACCGCACCAGCGACCGACGAGGAAATGCCCAAGTTCATGGATGAAGACGACGATGGCGAG
Coding sequences:
- the lpxA gene encoding acyl-ACP--UDP-N-acetylglucosamine O-acyltransferase, which codes for MSVTIHPMSVVDPKARLGAGVRIGPFCTVGPDVTLADNVELISHVAVSGITSIGERTKLYPFASIGHPPQDVKYRGEPSTLVIGAECLIREGVTINPGTEGGGMETTVGDRCFFLANSHVGHDSHIGDNVIFSNNVMCAGHVTVGNFVIVGGGTGLQQFIRVGDHAFIGGGAGVMNDVIPFGLVRDNPAHLAGLNLVGLKRRGFSREQIHELRRAYRLLFADEGTLSERVEDVAGEFAAHPLIHEILDFIRNGNERAICVPRDVNAPDR
- the fabZ gene encoding 3-hydroxyacyl-ACP dehydratase FabZ produces the protein MNDATKTLGVADIQRIMACIPHRYPFLLVDRVVEIDGEDSGIGIKNVTMNEPQFTGHFPGRPVFPGVLMIEAMAQTAGVLVVNARGSDDPAVSTVLFTTIDKAKFRKPVIPGDTLRFHLTKVTRKRNLYFYRGEARVDGVLVAEADLSAMVV
- the lpxD gene encoding UDP-3-O-(3-hydroxymyristoyl)glucosamine N-acyltransferase, with the translated sequence MSDPQFFPLATSLSFGEVAAISGAALPEGTDAARMITGAAALEAAGPSDLAYMDNPKYTDALAATGAGLCLVSSRFAMRVPTGTTALVSNAPYHAFALVLARFFPTALKPGSMFGSQGVAPGAFVHATAVLEAGVTVDPGAVIGPGAEIGAGTVVGSHAVIGPQVRIGRDCAIGSGSTLQSTLIGNRVIIHPGVRIGQDGFGFAMSPKGHMKVPQIGRVIIQDDVEIGANTCIDRGASRDTVIGEGTKIDNLVQIGHNVVIGRHCVIVSQVGIAGSSTLEDFVVLGGQVGLAGHLTIGMGAQVAAQSGVAGDVPRGARYGGYPAQPALSWARESALLKSLVAKRGKTSDRSDV
- the bamA gene encoding outer membrane protein assembly factor BamA, encoding MTSTQKSLSFKLRLSRSVGLSAFMLAVSGGVVFAQAVIVQGNRSVDAETIRTYAAGQGSTAPQDIRQNLMATGLFSSVQVSRRGSQTVIAVRENDTINRVAFEGNRRLKSDVLLQQVQSKAQGPMSQALIDADVQRLKDAYRRAGYGLASVSGRIAPLPNGRSDVVFTIVESGKTGIKSINFSGNGVYSSGRLRGLMTSTESNFLSFIKTSDVYEADRISSDLELIRRFYLKNGYADFQIVSNNARFDEAQGGWVVDIAVDEGPQYRVGNVAVDSKLPDIDPNALQRVIATSAGDTYNAEAVEKSLVALTTEVSRRGYAFAQVRPRGDRDSAGRQIGITYVIDEGPRVYVERINVRGNTRTRDYVVRRELDLGEGDAYNKVLVDRAERRLNNLGFFSKVRVTNEPGSTPDRVIVNIDVEDKATGSFSIAGGYSTSDGVIGEVSLSESNFLGRGQFVRIAGTLGQRTQGVDFSFTEPYFLGRRIGAGFDLFSKYNDNYNTGRFESRVNGGQVRLTFPITEEFSITPRYSLYTTEIKVPNTTDRPYNDCSAPLAGITPGTAGAIGADSVYNCLSNGEATIAVKEAVGTTLTSLVGLNFNYNSLDNYQNPRNGFLAEIKPEFAGVGGDSKFLRIAADARYYREIFDDVVGFARVQGGHVQAAGGDLRMIDHYFLGPSLVRGFAPSGIGPRDIGTTLNPTDPTTNALGGTSYFGGTLEVQFPIFGLPRDLGLRGAVFADAGTLFNYEGGNKVALTGCPAGTEARQFNVSVNSGYQSNLACVRDKNMIRSSVGVSLLWQSPLGPIRFDYAYALTKDDGYRDPTSGVKLGGDRLQAFRFSGGTRF
- the rseP gene encoding RIP metalloprotease RseP, encoding MEFVATIWNAGSSLLGYLVPFLFVLAIVVFIHELGHFLVGRWCGVDVKVFSIGFGREIYGFNDKHGTRWRIALIPLGGYVKFSGDADASSAPDNAEVAQMTPQERVRSFPAQSIGERAAIVAAGPIANFLLAIFIFTATVFLFGKQVLIPRIDQVVAGGAAERAGLQAGDLVVAIDGQPMGSFSDMQRVISVRPNEVVSVTVERAGAKLTIPVTPALVETTSPLGKQRLGIIGVQASRKAEDWTVQHFGPLEAVRNGVSETWFVVERTYDYIGKLVSGRESTDQLSGPIRIAQVSGLVASNGGFLALINLAAILSVSIGLMNLLPVPMLDGGHLMFYAIETLRGRPLSERAQEIGARIGLSLVLLLMLFVTWNDILHVRSQL